Genomic window (Saccharothrix australiensis):
CGACCTCTCCGTGGGCGCCATGTTCGGGCTCTCGCTCATCACCTCCGCGCTGCTGATGCGGGACGGGTTCGACCCGTGGCTGGCGTGCGGCGCGGGCATCGTGCTGGGCGCGATCCTCGGCCTGGCCAACGCGTTGGTGGTGCGGCACATCGCGATCCCGGCGTTCGTGGCCACGTTGGCGACGATGCAGCTGTACCGGGGGCTCGCGGTCGCGCTGGGCGACGGCCGGCAGGTCACCGGGCTGCCGCTGGAGCACTCGTTCTTCACCGTGCTCGGCGGCGAGGTGCTCGGCCTGCCGGTGAGCGTGTGGATCCTCGTCGCGGTCACCGCCGGGCTCACGGTGATCCTGCGCTGGACGCCCTTCGGCTACCGGGTGCGCTCCATCGGCTCCAACCCGGACGCGGCGGCGTTCTCGGGCATCTCCATCGCGCGGACCCGGCTCTACGTGCTGGTGCTGGTCGGGGCCGTGGCCGGGCTGGCGGGCGTGCTCGGCCTGGCGTTCTTCACGTCCGGTGACCCGAACATCGGCGTCGGGTTCGAGCTCCAGGCGATCGCGGCGGCGGTCATCGGCGGCACCCCGCTGCGCGGCGGCGTCGCGACCGTGGTGGGCGCGGTGTTCGGCGCGGTGCTGCTGGGCGTGGTCTCCAGCGGGCTCGTGTACTTCAGCATCCCCGCGAACTGGAGCGGCTTCGCCACCGGTCTCGTCGTCCTGGTGGCGGTCGGGGTGGACAGCGCGCTGCGCAGCAGGCAGCGGGCGCGCGAATCGATGCTCGGCCTGTGAAACCCCGCGTAGGAAAGAGGTCCTGATGCGTCCCCAACGGTACGTGGCGGCGTTGGCCGTCGCCGGGCTGGTCGCCGGCTGCGGCACGGCCGAGCCGTCCGCG
Coding sequences:
- a CDS encoding ABC transporter permease; amino-acid sequence: MTEVDRRITTTREGNGNAVLGFGRQVLRAESSSVLIATILLVLVIGALRPTFLSVGQLKDVLNNSVYVALLAAGMAFLLAMREIDLSVGAMFGLSLITSALLMRDGFDPWLACGAGIVLGAILGLANALVVRHIAIPAFVATLATMQLYRGLAVALGDGRQVTGLPLEHSFFTVLGGEVLGLPVSVWILVAVTAGLTVILRWTPFGYRVRSIGSNPDAAAFSGISIARTRLYVLVLVGAVAGLAGVLGLAFFTSGDPNIGVGFELQAIAAAVIGGTPLRGGVATVVGAVFGAVLLGVVSSGLVYFSIPANWSGFATGLVVLVAVGVDSALRSRQRARESMLGL